Proteins encoded by one window of Cyclobacteriaceae bacterium:
- a CDS encoding rhamnogalacturonan acetylesterase yields the protein MKVKLLSLILLLFVLSAHAPTDAITVYLVGDSTMSEKEVKAYPETGWGMPFRYFFNETVVVENHARNGRSTRTFITEGRWQTVSDKLRKGDYVFIQFGHNDESKEKADRYTSPEDYKKNLARFINESLAKGAVPVLLTPVARRRFDEQGNIRESHPEYSPLVHEVAKQLNVAFIDLDKRSQALYQQFGKENSKLLFLQLKPGEHPNYPEGKDDNTHFNELGARLIAQIVLEEIQNLKLELANRIIKNEVKR from the coding sequence TTACTTAGTCTGATTCTTCTATTGTTTGTGTTGTCGGCTCATGCGCCTACCGATGCAATCACCGTTTATCTCGTGGGTGATTCTACAATGTCGGAAAAAGAGGTAAAGGCATATCCGGAAACAGGATGGGGCATGCCCTTTCGTTACTTCTTTAATGAAACGGTGGTAGTTGAGAACCATGCCCGTAATGGAAGGAGCACGCGCACCTTTATCACGGAAGGTCGCTGGCAGACGGTTTCTGATAAGTTAAGAAAGGGCGACTATGTGTTTATTCAATTCGGTCATAACGATGAATCGAAAGAGAAGGCGGATCGCTATACGTCACCGGAGGATTACAAAAAAAATCTAGCACGCTTTATAAATGAATCGCTTGCAAAGGGCGCTGTTCCGGTGTTGTTAACTCCTGTTGCCCGAAGAAGGTTTGATGAGCAGGGAAATATAAGAGAAAGTCATCCGGAGTATTCACCTTTGGTGCATGAAGTGGCTAAGCAATTGAACGTGGCGTTCATTGATCTGGATAAGCGAAGTCAAGCGTTGTATCAACAGTTTGGCAAGGAAAACTCGAAGCTGTTATTCCTTCAATTAAAACCTGGTGAACATCCCAATTATCCTGAAGGAAAAGATGACAATACGCATTTTAATGAATTGGGGGCGCGACTCATTGCACAAATCGTATTGGAAGAAATTCAAAACCTGAAGCTTGAACTCGCAAATCGTATTATAAAAAATGAAGTAAAACGATGA
- a CDS encoding glycoside hydrolase family 28 protein has protein sequence MNKKLLVLTALIFALNSCSNKSAPVAADPWLEAEAILARIVPPTFPDKDFLVTDYGAVGDSLTDCTDAFAKAIAACHEAGGGRVVVPAGDFSTGAIHLKSNVNLHVSKGARLLFSRDPNKYLPQVYTRFEAIELMNYSPLIYAYEQENIAVTGEGELNGQADDDHWWYWKGKWGHAGVTREAREHQQKPANERLKKMAEDGVPVSERIFGEGDYLRPSFVQPYKCKNVLIEGVTIKDSPMWVLHPVLSENVTIRNVTVISHGPNSDGCDPESSKDVLIEGCVFDTGDDCIAIKSGRDHDGRRVNVPSENIIVRKCVMKDGHGGVVIGSEVSGNVRNVFAEDCEMSSPNLDRALRIKSNPRRGGIIENVYMRNVTVGDVADAVVRIFMFYANETGDNYPIVRNVQVKNVTSKKSKYGILIEADEDHPVEGIYLEDCSFENVSDGNILKGYKNLELKNVKVNGEEVKID, from the coding sequence ATGAATAAAAAATTGCTTGTACTCACTGCGCTGATTTTCGCGCTGAACTCTTGTTCCAACAAGTCTGCGCCTGTGGCGGCTGATCCCTGGCTGGAAGCGGAAGCTATTCTGGCGCGTATCGTTCCACCCACATTTCCGGATAAAGATTTTCTGGTTACCGATTATGGTGCTGTTGGCGATAGCCTAACCGATTGTACTGATGCCTTTGCAAAAGCGATTGCCGCTTGCCACGAAGCAGGGGGTGGAAGAGTTGTGGTTCCTGCAGGGGACTTCTCAACAGGCGCTATTCATTTAAAGAGTAATGTGAATCTTCATGTTTCAAAGGGTGCACGACTTTTATTCAGTCGCGACCCGAATAAATATTTACCTCAGGTGTACACCCGTTTCGAGGCTATTGAGTTGATGAACTATTCTCCATTGATTTATGCCTATGAGCAGGAAAACATTGCCGTAACCGGTGAAGGTGAATTGAATGGTCAGGCCGATGATGATCACTGGTGGTATTGGAAAGGGAAGTGGGGACATGCCGGTGTTACCCGTGAAGCGCGTGAACACCAGCAAAAGCCGGCCAATGAACGTTTGAAGAAAATGGCCGAAGATGGTGTGCCGGTAAGTGAACGTATTTTTGGTGAGGGCGATTACCTGCGCCCCAGTTTTGTGCAGCCTTATAAGTGTAAGAATGTACTGATTGAAGGGGTGACTATTAAAGACTCACCGATGTGGGTGCTACACCCTGTGTTGAGTGAAAATGTTACGATTCGTAATGTTACGGTAATCAGTCATGGTCCGAATAGCGATGGCTGTGATCCTGAATCTTCGAAGGATGTGTTGATTGAAGGTTGTGTGTTCGATACCGGTGATGATTGTATTGCGATCAAGTCGGGGCGTGATCACGATGGTAGACGCGTGAACGTGCCAAGCGAAAATATTATTGTACGAAAATGTGTGATGAAAGATGGACATGGTGGTGTGGTTATCGGCAGTGAAGTTTCCGGAAATGTGCGCAACGTATTTGCAGAAGATTGCGAAATGAGCAGTCCGAACCTGGATCGGGCATTACGCATTAAATCGAATCCAAGAAGGGGAGGGATTATTGAGAATGTGTACATGCGAAATGTGACGGTTGGTGATGTAGCCGATGCTGTTGTGCGTATCTTTATGTTCTACGCGAATGAAACAGGGGATAACTACCCCATTGTTCGCAATGTGCAGGTAAAGAATGTTACCAGTAAAAAATCGAAATATGGAATATTAATTGAAGCGGATGAAGATCATCCGGTTGAAGGCATTTACCTCGAGGATTGTTCCTTTGAAAATGTATCAGATGGAAACATTTTAAAGGGCTATAAAAATTTGGAGTTGAAAAATGTGAAGGTGAATGGTGAGGAGGTAAAAATTGATTGA
- a CDS encoding DUF4861 domain-containing protein — MKNIIFLIVPLLIWSCGSSEKQGEFAESISVTATNPAAFDRRDVLVFIPQEKLSSDFNPKAFVVVDGETEIPSQFNHHDDDFKGIVVVLDQMKANETRALTIQYNKEGEIARQYPKRTQAELSHKVGGEWKEREYIGGDFKNVDYLRVPPEHKDHSWFIRYEGPGWESDKVGYRFYLDQRNAVDVFGKTTSEPSLQKAGLDGFDSYHEMQEWGMDVLKVAKSLGVGSIGYFNGTNAVRVEVTDSVECKIVENGNLFSSITTNYYGWNTGSAKTNVSSRLSIHAGTRLTLNKLDLSAEVDNICSGLINDPKAKLFTHTSNDQQFGFIATYGKQSLNDDNLGIAVLFSKADFIEFTQDEFSHIVKMKPADGKLAYYFLAAWEGEPGGIKTEEEFLAYLNQVAKELANPVLVEVK, encoded by the coding sequence ATGAAAAATATAATCTTCTTAATCGTACCCTTGCTTATCTGGTCTTGTGGTTCAAGTGAAAAGCAAGGAGAATTTGCTGAATCCATTAGTGTTACGGCAACTAACCCTGCAGCGTTTGATCGGAGGGATGTACTGGTCTTTATCCCTCAGGAAAAACTTTCGTCTGACTTCAATCCCAAAGCATTTGTGGTGGTGGATGGAGAAACAGAAATTCCGAGTCAGTTTAATCATCACGATGATGATTTCAAAGGAATTGTTGTTGTGCTTGATCAAATGAAAGCCAATGAAACACGGGCGTTAACGATTCAATACAATAAAGAGGGAGAAATCGCGCGGCAATATCCGAAACGAACTCAGGCTGAACTTTCGCACAAGGTTGGTGGTGAATGGAAGGAAAGAGAGTATATCGGTGGTGATTTTAAAAATGTAGATTACCTGCGTGTTCCGCCTGAGCATAAAGATCATTCGTGGTTTATACGCTACGAAGGTCCGGGTTGGGAATCAGATAAAGTCGGGTATCGCTTTTACCTTGATCAACGCAATGCGGTTGATGTGTTTGGGAAGACAACATCAGAGCCATCCCTTCAAAAGGCTGGCCTTGATGGTTTTGATTCCTATCACGAAATGCAGGAGTGGGGAATGGACGTGTTGAAGGTGGCAAAGTCGCTGGGTGTAGGTTCTATCGGCTATTTTAATGGTACAAATGCGGTTCGTGTTGAAGTGACCGACAGCGTAGAATGTAAAATTGTGGAAAACGGAAATCTGTTCTCTTCCATTACAACCAATTATTATGGATGGAATACAGGCAGCGCAAAAACGAATGTCAGCTCACGACTTTCTATTCATGCCGGTACTCGGTTAACCTTAAATAAATTAGATCTTTCTGCTGAGGTGGATAATATCTGTTCCGGACTAATCAATGATCCTAAAGCAAAATTATTTACGCACACCTCCAATGATCAGCAATTTGGATTCATCGCCACTTATGGCAAGCAAAGCCTGAATGACGATAACCTTGGGATCGCTGTGCTCTTCAGCAAAGCTGATTTCATAGAGTTTACCCAGGATGAATTCAGTCATATCGTAAAAATGAAACCAGCGGATGGCAAGCTGGCCTATTATTTCTTAGCGGCATGGGAAGGCGAACCCGGTGGTATAAAAACTGAAGAAGAATTCTTAGCATATCTCAATCAGGTAGCAAAAGAGTTGGCTAATCCGGTACTAGTAGAAGTAAAATAG
- a CDS encoding glycoside hydrolase family 88 protein — protein sequence MNRFLFLALIVLFACNKPASGPDQVMITVKRNYDIPKKSEAVVISIPWNELISRAPGVASTTPVVTDKNFGAGVPVKLADTNGDNQPDYLVLEYTLNSNEPVFTFLIHAGEKRQDVVSSTQEADARFSVSFLTPLREYEKKNGPIVDFSSALVKSTMNQYPDLKDFPVYAPHRWNYEYSFFMAGAYRQGKKVNNPDYVSYARQWIDGFITDEGTFKPGVYEMEEYKLDDILPGRVVLYLHEETGDAKYKSIADTLMLHLSQQPKTSDGGYWHKEIYPYQMWLDGIFMADVFSMQYASAFNAPEWYDESIHQIKLIYEHTLDPTTGLLYHGWDESKNPVWAHPERGTSPEFWGRAVGWYLMALVESLDYIPENHPEHKDVIKILQDLSTAVKKYQDTQSKLWYQVLDKGNQEGNWIETSCSAMFAYAFAKGHRQGFLDEIYLTAANEAFDALIDQYVFVDDSGNLHLDQTVKIGTLNPKNSKGDFEYYVTTERRIDDYKGLASLLFLSIELNR from the coding sequence ATGAATCGATTCCTTTTTTTAGCGTTAATTGTTTTATTCGCGTGTAACAAACCTGCGTCAGGGCCTGATCAGGTAATGATTACGGTTAAACGTAATTACGATATTCCAAAGAAATCTGAAGCGGTTGTCATTTCTATTCCATGGAATGAATTGATTTCTCGCGCTCCTGGTGTAGCGTCAACAACACCGGTTGTTACCGATAAAAATTTTGGTGCAGGTGTGCCTGTAAAATTAGCGGACACCAATGGCGACAACCAACCCGATTACCTGGTGCTGGAGTATACCTTGAATTCAAATGAGCCAGTATTTACTTTTTTAATTCACGCAGGAGAGAAGCGGCAGGATGTAGTGTCTTCAACACAAGAGGCTGATGCACGATTTAGTGTTTCTTTTCTTACTCCACTGCGTGAGTACGAAAAGAAGAATGGACCAATAGTCGACTTTTCATCAGCGCTGGTGAAGAGCACCATGAATCAGTATCCTGACCTGAAAGATTTTCCGGTTTATGCTCCACATCGTTGGAATTACGAGTATAGCTTTTTTATGGCAGGTGCCTATCGGCAGGGAAAGAAAGTTAATAACCCTGATTATGTTTCGTACGCCAGGCAATGGATAGACGGATTTATTACAGATGAAGGAACATTCAAACCAGGTGTGTATGAAATGGAAGAATATAAACTTGATGATATTCTGCCCGGACGTGTGGTACTGTATCTCCATGAGGAGACCGGTGACGCCAAGTATAAATCCATTGCCGATACGTTGATGCTGCATCTATCGCAACAGCCCAAGACGAGCGATGGCGGATACTGGCACAAAGAAATTTATCCATATCAGATGTGGTTGGATGGAATTTTTATGGCCGATGTTTTTTCGATGCAATATGCCAGTGCGTTTAATGCGCCTGAATGGTACGATGAATCCATCCATCAGATTAAATTGATTTACGAGCATACGCTTGATCCTACAACCGGTTTGTTGTATCACGGTTGGGATGAATCGAAAAACCCGGTGTGGGCCCATCCTGAGCGGGGTACTTCGCCCGAATTTTGGGGCAGGGCAGTAGGTTGGTATTTGATGGCATTGGTGGAAAGCCTGGATTACATTCCGGAAAATCATCCGGAGCATAAGGATGTGATAAAAATATTGCAAGACTTATCCACAGCTGTTAAAAAATATCAGGATACTCAATCCAAGTTATGGTACCAGGTGTTGGATAAGGGGAATCAGGAAGGCAACTGGATTGAGACCTCTTGTTCGGCCATGTTTGCGTATGCGTTTGCGAAAGGACATCGACAAGGATTTTTAGACGAAATATATTTAACTGCCGCAAACGAAGCATTTGACGCTTTGATTGATCAGTATGTGTTTGTTGATGATTCTGGAAACCTTCACCTTGATCAAACGGTGAAGATCGGAACGCTGAATCCAAAGAACTCAAAAGGAGATTTTGAGTATTACGTTACCACTGAACGAAGAATTGATGATTATAAGGGATTGGCTTCGTTATTGTTTTTAAGTATTGAATTAAATCGATAA
- a CDS encoding pectate lyase — protein MTTMYRFIILFFVTLTGCAQQSTSQQELNQPLAFPGAEGFGKYTTGGRGGKVYVVTSLNDDGPGSLREAIRKKGPRIIVFAVSGYIDLKEPLFINNPDVTIAGQTAPGDGITLRHFPMKISTDNVIIRYLRFRLGDVSGTQDDAISGTRQKNIIIDHCSMSWATDECASFYGNENFTLQWCIISESLNSSVHAKGDHGYGGIWGGKKATFHHNLIANHSSRLPRFSGSRTVPNSPDELVDFRNNVIYNWMNNNIYGGEKGRYNVVNNYFKPGPFTTKSKRERILNPSEPYGKFFVSGNVLEGFDDITKANKRGVVADAVDSAWVTDPFPFENIMEHNAAQAFELVLAHAGSSLKRDPVDVRVIEEARKGTSSAGTNKNGIIDSQEDVGGWPELKNAATPKDSDQDGMPDEWERKNKMNPENPEDAAQHTLSKTYTNIEVYINSLVDGKMTAKNKVR, from the coding sequence ATCACAACTATGTACAGGTTTATTATTTTATTTTTTGTAACACTAACAGGGTGCGCGCAACAGAGCACATCTCAGCAAGAACTTAATCAACCCCTTGCTTTTCCAGGTGCAGAAGGTTTTGGAAAATACACCACAGGAGGTCGTGGGGGAAAAGTGTATGTTGTAACCAGTTTGAATGATGATGGTCCCGGCAGCTTACGCGAGGCCATTCGCAAGAAAGGACCGCGCATAATCGTATTTGCTGTTTCTGGCTACATTGATTTGAAAGAGCCACTCTTTATTAATAACCCGGATGTAACGATTGCCGGTCAAACCGCCCCGGGTGATGGCATTACTCTTCGTCACTTCCCTATGAAAATCAGCACCGATAATGTGATTATCCGGTATTTGCGTTTTCGGTTGGGCGATGTTTCCGGAACGCAGGATGACGCCATCAGCGGCACACGGCAAAAAAACATCATCATTGATCATTGTTCGATGAGTTGGGCAACGGATGAGTGTGCATCTTTTTATGGAAATGAAAACTTCACCTTGCAATGGTGTATCATTTCGGAAAGTCTGAATAGTTCGGTGCATGCCAAAGGCGATCATGGATATGGTGGTATCTGGGGTGGTAAGAAAGCCACGTTTCATCATAACCTGATTGCCAATCACAGCAGTAGGTTGCCTCGCTTTAGCGGATCGCGCACGGTTCCCAATTCTCCGGACGAGTTGGTGGATTTTCGAAACAATGTGATCTACAACTGGATGAACAACAATATTTATGGCGGGGAAAAAGGAAGGTATAATGTGGTGAATAATTATTTTAAGCCGGGACCTTTTACAACTAAAAGTAAGCGCGAACGGATTCTTAATCCCAGTGAACCTTATGGAAAGTTTTTTGTGTCTGGAAATGTATTGGAAGGGTTTGATGATATAACCAAAGCCAATAAGCGAGGTGTTGTTGCAGATGCTGTTGATTCTGCCTGGGTTACAGATCCATTTCCTTTCGAAAACATTATGGAGCATAATGCTGCGCAGGCATTTGAGTTGGTATTGGCGCATGCAGGCTCCAGTCTGAAGCGCGATCCGGTGGATGTGCGCGTTATTGAAGAAGCCCGCAAAGGAACATCTTCAGCCGGAACGAATAAGAACGGTATAATCGACTCACAGGAGGATGTGGGCGGCTGGCCTGAGCTAAAAAATGCGGCTACCCCAAAGGATTCCGATCAGGACGGCATGCCCGATGAATGGGAGCGAAAGAATAAAATGAATCCGGAAAATCCGGAGGATGCTGCTCAACATACGTTGAGTAAAACCTATACGAACATTGAGGTCTACATCAATAGTCTGGTAGATGGTAAAATGACGGCAAAGAATAAAGTTAGGTAA
- a CDS encoding alpha/beta hydrolase, protein MHCVSRYLCFVFIFLSGVELWAQPQIPRDTTYTVSGTYNKLKKQYPTIQLVRPYENSHIVQENDIVYTTLQQAENHRELKADLFYPKKVKRKLPGVILVHGGGWRSGDKTMNIPLARQLALEGFVVMSVEYQLSLEAKYPAAVHNLKAAIRWLRSKASEYSLDESKIAIIGGSAGGQLASLIGTTNGNQKFEGNDGHAPFSSEVQAVVDLDGLLDFTHEENLAIKRTDYSADVFWLGGFYDSVPEVWKEASPITHVSASTPPFLFINSSQTRFHAGCKEMVEKLQSFGVKAEVIALEDAPHSYWFFEPWFTPMTGHIVKFLNQTLKKK, encoded by the coding sequence ATGCACTGCGTAAGCCGGTATCTCTGCTTTGTATTTATATTTTTGAGTGGTGTTGAGTTATGGGCACAGCCTCAGATTCCACGTGATACCACGTATACTGTATCGGGTACATACAATAAACTAAAAAAGCAGTACCCGACTATTCAACTTGTAAGGCCGTACGAAAATTCACACATCGTTCAAGAAAATGACATTGTTTATACAACCCTTCAACAAGCAGAAAATCATAGAGAATTAAAAGCCGACCTGTTTTATCCGAAGAAAGTAAAGCGCAAGCTTCCGGGCGTGATTCTGGTGCATGGTGGTGGCTGGCGATCGGGTGATAAAACCATGAACATACCGCTGGCACGGCAACTGGCGTTGGAGGGTTTTGTGGTGATGAGCGTGGAATATCAGTTATCGCTCGAAGCAAAGTATCCGGCTGCTGTGCATAATCTCAAAGCCGCCATACGCTGGTTGCGAAGCAAAGCAAGTGAATATTCGCTTGATGAGAGCAAGATTGCCATCATCGGTGGCTCGGCAGGGGGACAACTGGCTTCGTTAATTGGTACTACCAATGGAAATCAGAAATTTGAGGGAAATGACGGACATGCTCCATTTTCAAGTGAGGTTCAGGCTGTTGTTGATCTGGATGGGTTGCTGGATTTTACGCATGAAGAAAATCTGGCCATAAAGCGTACGGATTACAGTGCCGATGTATTTTGGTTGGGCGGATTTTATGACTCAGTTCCTGAGGTATGGAAGGAAGCCTCACCCATAACCCATGTTTCAGCATCAACGCCACCCTTTCTGTTTATCAACAGCAGTCAAACGCGGTTTCATGCCGGGTGTAAGGAGATGGTGGAGAAACTGCAATCATTTGGTGTTAAAGCTGAAGTAATAGCATTGGAAGATGCACCACATTCCTATTGGTTTTTTGAACCGTGGTTTACCCCGATGACGGGTCATATTGTAAAATTCCTGAATCAAACATTAAAGAAGAAATGA
- a CDS encoding pectinesterase family protein, which produces MKPQSTRRFTQSSQSNLRQIFSLCTLCAFLVFPVVKNVHAQDIRPTKLTVAQDGNGDYTTIQEAINACRDLGYARVTIHIKNGNYKEKLVIPSWKTAISLIGESRDHTIITYDDYSGKDNPNASEPNAKPKLSTFTSYTMLIQGNDISLENLTIQNTAGRVGQAVALHVEGDRVSVRNCNITGNQDTLLVTRDGSRQYFSDCYIEGTTDFIFGEATVLFVNCTIKSLSNSFITAASTREHTPYGFVFQHCKLIADSEATQVYLGRPWRPYARTVFMHCELGNHIRAEGWDPWKGDAMFPDKDKTAFYAEYKNFGPGADVNQRVGWSKQLTKKEAKQYTVKHIFRDWNPD; this is translated from the coding sequence ATGAAACCACAAAGCACACGGAGGTTTACACAAAGTTCACAAAGTAATCTGAGACAAATATTTTCTCTTTGTACACTTTGTGCCTTCCTGGTGTTCCCTGTGGTTAAGAATGTGCATGCCCAAGACATCCGACCAACAAAGCTTACCGTTGCTCAAGATGGAAACGGTGACTACACCACCATTCAGGAGGCCATTAATGCGTGTCGCGATTTGGGGTATGCGCGTGTAACCATTCACATCAAAAATGGCAACTATAAAGAGAAGCTGGTTATTCCCTCCTGGAAAACCGCCATCAGCCTGATTGGTGAAAGTCGTGATCATACCATAATTACCTATGATGATTATTCCGGAAAGGACAATCCGAATGCAAGTGAACCCAACGCAAAGCCTAAGCTTAGCACATTCACATCGTACACGATGTTGATACAAGGTAACGACATCTCGCTCGAAAACCTTACCATACAAAACACAGCGGGCAGGGTAGGGCAGGCGGTAGCGTTGCACGTAGAGGGCGACCGGGTTTCGGTAAGGAACTGCAACATCACCGGTAATCAGGATACGCTGCTGGTTACACGCGATGGTAGCAGACAATATTTCAGCGACTGCTACATTGAAGGAACTACTGATTTTATTTTTGGTGAAGCCACTGTGTTGTTTGTGAATTGCACGATTAAAAGTCTTTCGAACTCCTTTATTACCGCGGCCTCAACGCGTGAGCATACGCCTTATGGTTTTGTTTTCCAACACTGCAAACTGATTGCGGATAGCGAGGCAACCCAGGTTTACCTTGGTCGGCCTTGGCGCCCCTACGCGCGCACCGTTTTTATGCATTGTGAATTGGGTAATCATATCCGTGCTGAAGGTTGGGATCCCTGGAAGGGTGATGCCATGTTTCCGGATAAGGACAAGACCGCATTTTATGCTGAGTATAAAAATTTCGGACCGGGTGCTGATGTCAATCAACGGGTAGGCTGGTCGAAGCAACTAACTAAGAAGGAAGCTAAGCAATATACGGTAAAGCATATTTTTCGGGATTGGAATCCTGATTGA
- a CDS encoding glycoside hydrolase 43 family protein, with the protein MNWTTLLLSWRAVELKRWLIFFLFLFAATSSFAQTWKSDQDNGTYINPILHADYSDPDVCKAGNDFYMTASSFNCVPGLPILHSKDLVNWRLINYALPTLSYAEGFDKPQHGKGIWAPCIRYHNNEFYIYFPDPDHGIYMIKTKDPAGAWSEPVLVKGGKGLIDPSPLWDDDGKAYLTYAFAGSRAGIKSLLMVCSMNAEGTKTLGDDAIVFDGHDAHPTVEGPKFYKRNGYYYIFAPAGGVATGWQLVLRAKSPFGPYEHKVVMDQGSTNVNGPHQGAWVELDNSEHWFFHFQDAGVYGRIVHLQPMVWNNHWPVIGADVKKSGKGEPVLKHKKPDVGKTYPVIFPPESDEFDSRTLGLQWQWHANPQLHWAYPVADKSTLRLFAVPKPPDAKSFWDVPNLLLQKFPAPQFQVTTKLTFISRFEGEEAGLIIMGRDYARLTIKSKDGKLFIRQALCKNADKGAAEISGTETALTGNILYLRVQVKQGGVCTFSYSEDGKKFKSVGEPFQAREGMWIGAKVGLFCIREGITNDAGHVDVDWFGVSSEF; encoded by the coding sequence ATGAACTGGACTACTCTATTACTAAGTTGGCGTGCAGTAGAATTAAAACGCTGGCTTATATTTTTCTTATTTCTATTCGCAGCCACTTCATCCTTTGCACAAACCTGGAAATCAGATCAAGACAACGGCACCTACATCAATCCCATCCTTCATGCTGATTATTCAGATCCTGATGTATGCAAGGCGGGAAATGATTTTTACATGACTGCATCTTCATTCAACTGTGTTCCGGGTTTGCCCATTTTGCATTCAAAAGATCTGGTGAATTGGAGGTTGATCAATTATGCATTGCCCACACTTTCCTATGCAGAAGGTTTTGATAAACCGCAACACGGTAAGGGCATATGGGCACCGTGCATCCGCTATCACAACAATGAATTTTACATTTACTTTCCTGATCCCGACCACGGCATCTATATGATTAAGACAAAAGATCCGGCTGGTGCATGGTCGGAGCCGGTGTTGGTAAAAGGAGGGAAGGGATTGATTGATCCTTCTCCATTGTGGGATGATGACGGAAAGGCGTATCTCACGTATGCATTCGCGGGAAGCCGTGCAGGTATTAAAAGTTTGTTGATGGTGTGTTCCATGAATGCAGAAGGCACCAAAACATTGGGTGATGATGCGATTGTTTTTGACGGACACGATGCGCATCCCACCGTGGAAGGACCGAAGTTTTACAAACGTAACGGATACTACTACATATTTGCGCCAGCAGGTGGTGTGGCAACAGGCTGGCAGTTGGTGTTGCGGGCAAAAAGTCCATTTGGTCCATATGAGCACAAGGTGGTGATGGATCAGGGTTCAACGAACGTAAACGGCCCGCACCAGGGCGCGTGGGTCGAACTGGATAACAGTGAGCATTGGTTCTTTCATTTTCAGGATGCGGGTGTGTACGGAAGAATTGTACACCTGCAACCCATGGTTTGGAACAACCACTGGCCGGTAATTGGCGCTGATGTTAAAAAGAGCGGAAAGGGAGAACCGGTGTTAAAACATAAAAAGCCGGATGTCGGAAAAACCTATCCGGTTATTTTTCCTCCTGAGTCGGATGAATTTGATTCACGAACATTGGGTCTGCAATGGCAGTGGCATGCCAATCCGCAACTGCATTGGGCTTACCCGGTGGCAGACAAAAGTACGCTTCGCCTGTTTGCAGTTCCAAAACCACCGGATGCAAAAAGTTTTTGGGATGTACCCAATCTGTTGTTGCAAAAATTTCCTGCACCGCAGTTCCAGGTAACAACCAAACTCACTTTTATATCTCGTTTTGAAGGCGAAGAAGCCGGCTTGATTATTATGGGGCGCGACTACGCGCGACTGACTATTAAAAGTAAAGACGGTAAGCTTTTCATACGTCAGGCCCTTTGTAAAAATGCCGATAAGGGAGCAGCGGAGATTTCTGGTACAGAAACAGCTTTAACAGGTAATATCCTTTACTTGCGTGTGCAGGTAAAGCAGGGAGGCGTTTGTACGTTCAGCTACAGCGAAGATGGCAAAAAATTTAAATCAGTAGGTGAACCTTTCCAGGCACGTGAAGGTATGTGGATTGGCGCCAAGGTTGGCTTGTTTTGTATTCGTGAGGGCATCACCAACGATGCCGGGCATGTGGATGTGGATTGGTTTGGGGTGAGTTCGGAATTCTGA
- a CDS encoding DUF1801 domain-containing protein yields MNKEITAYNNKQNTTDKAICTLLASTIDKALTEAERKIWHAHPVWFLDGNPVVGYSKLKDCVRLMFWSGADFEEEKLEPGTGKFKDASIRYTSVEEVRVHDVTRWVKKSRDIQWDYKNIVKRKGKLVRLK; encoded by the coding sequence ATGAACAAGGAGATAACCGCATACAACAACAAGCAAAACACAACCGACAAAGCCATTTGCACGTTGCTGGCCTCCACCATTGATAAGGCGTTAACAGAAGCCGAAAGAAAAATCTGGCATGCGCACCCGGTTTGGTTTTTAGATGGCAACCCTGTGGTGGGCTACAGCAAACTCAAAGATTGCGTCCGGTTGATGTTTTGGAGCGGTGCTGACTTTGAGGAAGAAAAGCTTGAACCCGGCACGGGTAAATTCAAAGACGCCTCTATCCGATATACTTCAGTTGAAGAAGTACGCGTGCACGATGTAACCCGCTGGGTCAAAAAATCGCGCGACATTCAGTGGGACTATAAGAACATTGTAAAGCGGAAGGGGAAGCTGGTGCGGTTAAAGTAA